In a single window of the Acyrthosiphon pisum isolate AL4f chromosome X, pea_aphid_22Mar2018_4r6ur, whole genome shotgun sequence genome:
- the LOC107882688 gene encoding uncharacterized protein LOC107882688 isoform X2 yields MRSTRSKKMLDMAKPVGSTNQDNMKTNDKNNNWNNSIQINNDVDSTVKFKVRKCFESQDMETENSQYTDSSLKTYANLTSVPVPGNITSDVSVEEDSGSSYRPKNNYKSSESQSSDKTYNYILPESPAELKSDQSIVNDESLSEHEQPCSQIEATMSSQQGEKKVIKKKNYNILATVEVSKKSGLPGKRLWDKKDLCIFCEEQVTNLTRHMQRKHREEIEVAKFLSLKKGSNERKKLIDQLRKRGNFFNNISDMPKMKPVRRPNQFAEQPQATDYLPCPFCYGLYKKKYLRRHTTVCSLKKNSAEGTQRRKVQAEAQSLLVAFESEDTKLVEQVFPRMAPDNISLIVKNDPLIRAFGTRYLKCHKEKHLITVVSNKMRELGRFLIAMRQNCEKSLTLQDCLTPNLFDNIIKSTKQIAGYDSKTDLFGAPSLVLKIGTSLKQCCDIAEYMILKKSPLLRPVENTDISNIKTVENLIQKQWSYELATNASKELYQKKWNKPALLPLTSDIKIFRDHLVLEQKNAIKKLKINPIDIAAFKSLQETILTQLILLNRKRAGEVQRIFLTTYLNSPIEAPQEEIASSLSKMENELTKKFKRIVIRGKRGRGVPILFTPKLQKALSVLISIRKTVCNKNNEYLFAIPNTDNSCLRASETVRKLALASGAKNPSAITSTKLRKQVATVAQLLNFTEGDVEQLANFMGHSKDVHKTFYRLPENVFQVAKVSKFLLMMEKGDAEHYRGKNLDDINVDGLVSDESEGEYSDISCSDEPDIQQLPGTKESSDEPDIQQLPGTKEIQIQENIYNFTETAPEHEQSTVKKLKLTKFKKTKDITAMEKPVVLQKRLPKVGKKSKFIRMTWTEEQKATTKKYFQKHILLKKPPKKEECDDFLVKNQMLMSGFPWRKVKTFVYNLYKDL; encoded by the exons atgagATCCACGAGATCCAAAAAAATGTTGGATATGGCAAAACCAGTGGGTTCCACGAATCAAG ATAATATGAAGACAAATGACAAGAATAATAATTGGAACAACAGCATACAAATCAATAACGATGTTGATTCgacag taaaattcaaAGTGAGAAAATGTTTCGAATCTCAAGATATGGAGACAGAAAATAGTCAATATACAG attcTTCGTTGAAAACTTACGCCAATTTAACATCCGTTCCAGTACCTGGAAATATCACATCTGACGTATCAGTTGAAGAAGATTCTGGTTCATCTTATAggcctaaaaataattataaatcaagtGAATCCCAATCTTCTGataaaacgtataattatatactaccaGAGTCACCAGCTGAACTTAAATCGGATCAATCAATTGTCAACGATGAATCTTTATCCGAACATGAACAACCATGTAGTCAAATTGAAGCTACAATGTCTTCACAGCAAGGTGAAAAGAAAGTAATTAAGaagaaaaactataatatcttaGCAACTGTAgaagtttcaaaaaaatctgGACTTCCTGGTAAACGGTTGTGGGACAAAAAAGATTTGTGTATTTTCTGTGAGGAGCAAGTGACAAACTTAACACGTCATATGCAAAGAAAACATAGAGAGGAAATCGAAGTAGCAAAATTTTTATCTCTTAAAAAAGGATCAAATGAAAGAAAAAAGTTGATCGACCAATTGCGCAAACGtggtaattttttcaataatatcagTGATATGCCAAAGATGAAACCCGTTCGTAGACCAAATCAATTTGCTGAACAACCCCAAGCTACTGATTATTTACCATGCCCGTTTTGTTACGGTCTATACAAGAAGAAATATTTGCGTCGACATACCACAGTTTGTTCTTTAAAGAAAAACAGCGCAGAAGGAACTCAACGTCGTAAAGTTCAAGCTGAAGCACAATCGCTTCTTGTAGCATTCGAAAGTGAAGACACAAAATTAGTCGAGCAAGTTTTCCCAAGAATGGCACCAGATAACATTtcgttaattgttaaaaatgatCCATTGATACGAGCATTCGGAACACGATACCTAAAGTGCCATAAAGAAAAACACTTAATTACAGTAGTTTCAAATAAGATGCGAGAACTTGGACGATTTTTGATAGCAATGCGGcaaaattgtgaaaaatcaCTAACGTTACAAGATTGTCTAACACCAAATTTGTTCGACAATATAATTAAGAGTACGAAGCAGATAGCGGGGTACGATTCAAAGACTGATTTATTTGGAGCTCCGTCGttggttttaaaaattggtaCTTCACTTAAACAATGTTGCGATATCGCTgagtatatgattttaaaaaaatcacccttGTTACGCCCCGTGGAAAACACagatatttctaatattaaaaccgtggaaaatttaattcaaaaacagtGGTCGTATGAACTCGCAACAAATGCTTCAaaagagttataccaaaaaaaatggaataaacCCGCATTATTACCTCTTACAtcagatattaaaatttttcgGGATCATTTGGTATTAGAACaaaaaaatgctataaaaaaattaaaaataaatcctatTGATATTGCGGCATTTAAATCTCTACAAGAAACAATACTTAcacaattaatactattaaatcgTAAAAGAGCTGGCGAAGTTCAACGTATATTTTTGACAACCTATTTAAATTCTCCCATTGAAGCTCCACAAGAAGAAATCGCCTCATCTTTATCAAAGATGGAAAATGAACTGacgaaaaaatttaaacgtatCGTTATACGGGGAAAAAGAGGAAGGGGAGTACCCATATTATTCACACCCAAACTACAGAAGGCATTATCAGTGTTGATTTCAATTCGAAAGACggtgtgtaataaaaataacgagtACCTTTTTGCCATTCCTAACACTGATAATAGTTGTTTACGAGCCTCAGAAACCGTTCGAAAGTTGGCACTTGCTAGTGGTGCAAAAAATCCATCGGCGATAACCTCGACAAAACTCAGAAAGCAAGTCGCCACAGTTGCTCAGCTACTCAATTTCACGGAAGGAGACGTAGAACAATTGGCGAATTTCATGGGGCATTCCAAAGACGTACATAAGACATTTTATCGGCTGCCAGAAAATGTTTTTCAAGTGGCGAAAGTGAGTAAGTTTCTTCTCATGATGGAGAAAGGAGATGCGGAACATTATAGAGGAAAAAATCTAGATGACATTAACGTCGACGGATTAGTGTCTGATGAAAGCGAGGGCGAATATAGTGATATAAGCTGCTCAGATGAACCAGATATACAACAACTTCCTGGGACTAAAGAAAGCTCAGATGAACCAGATATCCAACAACTTCCTGGGACTAAAGAAATACAAATTCaagaaaacatttataactttACCGAAACAGCACCAGAACATGAACAATctacagttaaaaaattaaaattaactaaatttaaaaaaacaaaagatatTACAGCAATGGAAAAACCTGTTGTCCTCCAAAAACGCCTCCCCAAAGtcggaaaaaaatcaaaatttatacGCATGACGTGGACTGAGGAACAAAAAGCCACTACAAAGAAGTACtttcaaaaacacattttattgaaaaaaccgCCTAAAAAAGAAGAGTGTGATGATTTCCTCGTTAAAAACCAAATGCTTATGTCag GTTTTCCGTGGCGGAAAGTGAAAACATTTGTATATAACCTTTACAaagatttgtaa
- the LOC107882688 gene encoding uncharacterized protein LOC107882688 isoform X1: MRSTRSKKMLDMAKPVGSTNQGKIIPSKYLNLLMWGLSTCMKNWPSSRNINRSQFLRTLIIYLTVLTFDIDNMKTNDKNNNWNNSIQINNDVDSTVKFKVRKCFESQDMETENSQYTDSSLKTYANLTSVPVPGNITSDVSVEEDSGSSYRPKNNYKSSESQSSDKTYNYILPESPAELKSDQSIVNDESLSEHEQPCSQIEATMSSQQGEKKVIKKKNYNILATVEVSKKSGLPGKRLWDKKDLCIFCEEQVTNLTRHMQRKHREEIEVAKFLSLKKGSNERKKLIDQLRKRGNFFNNISDMPKMKPVRRPNQFAEQPQATDYLPCPFCYGLYKKKYLRRHTTVCSLKKNSAEGTQRRKVQAEAQSLLVAFESEDTKLVEQVFPRMAPDNISLIVKNDPLIRAFGTRYLKCHKEKHLITVVSNKMRELGRFLIAMRQNCEKSLTLQDCLTPNLFDNIIKSTKQIAGYDSKTDLFGAPSLVLKIGTSLKQCCDIAEYMILKKSPLLRPVENTDISNIKTVENLIQKQWSYELATNASKELYQKKWNKPALLPLTSDIKIFRDHLVLEQKNAIKKLKINPIDIAAFKSLQETILTQLILLNRKRAGEVQRIFLTTYLNSPIEAPQEEIASSLSKMENELTKKFKRIVIRGKRGRGVPILFTPKLQKALSVLISIRKTVCNKNNEYLFAIPNTDNSCLRASETVRKLALASGAKNPSAITSTKLRKQVATVAQLLNFTEGDVEQLANFMGHSKDVHKTFYRLPENVFQVAKVSKFLLMMEKGDAEHYRGKNLDDINVDGLVSDESEGEYSDISCSDEPDIQQLPGTKESSDEPDIQQLPGTKEIQIQENIYNFTETAPEHEQSTVKKLKLTKFKKTKDITAMEKPVVLQKRLPKVGKKSKFIRMTWTEEQKATTKKYFQKHILLKKPPKKEECDDFLVKNQMLMSGFPWRKVKTFVYNLYKDL, translated from the exons atgagATCCACGAGATCCAAAAAAATGTTGGATATGGCAAAACCAGTGGGTTCCACGAATCAAGGTAAGATAATAccctcaaaatatttaaatttattgatgtgGGGTCTGTCCACTTGTATGAAAAATTGGCCGTCATCACGTAACATAAATCGGTCACAGTTTTTAagaactttaataatttatttaactgttttaacTTTTGACATAGATAATATGAAGACAAATGACAAGAATAATAATTGGAACAACAGCATACAAATCAATAACGATGTTGATTCgacag taaaattcaaAGTGAGAAAATGTTTCGAATCTCAAGATATGGAGACAGAAAATAGTCAATATACAG attcTTCGTTGAAAACTTACGCCAATTTAACATCCGTTCCAGTACCTGGAAATATCACATCTGACGTATCAGTTGAAGAAGATTCTGGTTCATCTTATAggcctaaaaataattataaatcaagtGAATCCCAATCTTCTGataaaacgtataattatatactaccaGAGTCACCAGCTGAACTTAAATCGGATCAATCAATTGTCAACGATGAATCTTTATCCGAACATGAACAACCATGTAGTCAAATTGAAGCTACAATGTCTTCACAGCAAGGTGAAAAGAAAGTAATTAAGaagaaaaactataatatcttaGCAACTGTAgaagtttcaaaaaaatctgGACTTCCTGGTAAACGGTTGTGGGACAAAAAAGATTTGTGTATTTTCTGTGAGGAGCAAGTGACAAACTTAACACGTCATATGCAAAGAAAACATAGAGAGGAAATCGAAGTAGCAAAATTTTTATCTCTTAAAAAAGGATCAAATGAAAGAAAAAAGTTGATCGACCAATTGCGCAAACGtggtaattttttcaataatatcagTGATATGCCAAAGATGAAACCCGTTCGTAGACCAAATCAATTTGCTGAACAACCCCAAGCTACTGATTATTTACCATGCCCGTTTTGTTACGGTCTATACAAGAAGAAATATTTGCGTCGACATACCACAGTTTGTTCTTTAAAGAAAAACAGCGCAGAAGGAACTCAACGTCGTAAAGTTCAAGCTGAAGCACAATCGCTTCTTGTAGCATTCGAAAGTGAAGACACAAAATTAGTCGAGCAAGTTTTCCCAAGAATGGCACCAGATAACATTtcgttaattgttaaaaatgatCCATTGATACGAGCATTCGGAACACGATACCTAAAGTGCCATAAAGAAAAACACTTAATTACAGTAGTTTCAAATAAGATGCGAGAACTTGGACGATTTTTGATAGCAATGCGGcaaaattgtgaaaaatcaCTAACGTTACAAGATTGTCTAACACCAAATTTGTTCGACAATATAATTAAGAGTACGAAGCAGATAGCGGGGTACGATTCAAAGACTGATTTATTTGGAGCTCCGTCGttggttttaaaaattggtaCTTCACTTAAACAATGTTGCGATATCGCTgagtatatgattttaaaaaaatcacccttGTTACGCCCCGTGGAAAACACagatatttctaatattaaaaccgtggaaaatttaattcaaaaacagtGGTCGTATGAACTCGCAACAAATGCTTCAaaagagttataccaaaaaaaatggaataaacCCGCATTATTACCTCTTACAtcagatattaaaatttttcgGGATCATTTGGTATTAGAACaaaaaaatgctataaaaaaattaaaaataaatcctatTGATATTGCGGCATTTAAATCTCTACAAGAAACAATACTTAcacaattaatactattaaatcgTAAAAGAGCTGGCGAAGTTCAACGTATATTTTTGACAACCTATTTAAATTCTCCCATTGAAGCTCCACAAGAAGAAATCGCCTCATCTTTATCAAAGATGGAAAATGAACTGacgaaaaaatttaaacgtatCGTTATACGGGGAAAAAGAGGAAGGGGAGTACCCATATTATTCACACCCAAACTACAGAAGGCATTATCAGTGTTGATTTCAATTCGAAAGACggtgtgtaataaaaataacgagtACCTTTTTGCCATTCCTAACACTGATAATAGTTGTTTACGAGCCTCAGAAACCGTTCGAAAGTTGGCACTTGCTAGTGGTGCAAAAAATCCATCGGCGATAACCTCGACAAAACTCAGAAAGCAAGTCGCCACAGTTGCTCAGCTACTCAATTTCACGGAAGGAGACGTAGAACAATTGGCGAATTTCATGGGGCATTCCAAAGACGTACATAAGACATTTTATCGGCTGCCAGAAAATGTTTTTCAAGTGGCGAAAGTGAGTAAGTTTCTTCTCATGATGGAGAAAGGAGATGCGGAACATTATAGAGGAAAAAATCTAGATGACATTAACGTCGACGGATTAGTGTCTGATGAAAGCGAGGGCGAATATAGTGATATAAGCTGCTCAGATGAACCAGATATACAACAACTTCCTGGGACTAAAGAAAGCTCAGATGAACCAGATATCCAACAACTTCCTGGGACTAAAGAAATACAAATTCaagaaaacatttataactttACCGAAACAGCACCAGAACATGAACAATctacagttaaaaaattaaaattaactaaatttaaaaaaacaaaagatatTACAGCAATGGAAAAACCTGTTGTCCTCCAAAAACGCCTCCCCAAAGtcggaaaaaaatcaaaatttatacGCATGACGTGGACTGAGGAACAAAAAGCCACTACAAAGAAGTACtttcaaaaacacattttattgaaaaaaccgCCTAAAAAAGAAGAGTGTGATGATTTCCTCGTTAAAAACCAAATGCTTATGTCag GTTTTCCGTGGCGGAAAGTGAAAACATTTGTATATAACCTTTACAaagatttgtaa